GGGCAGCCTCACCAATCTGGAGTNNNNNNNNNNNNNNNNNNNNNNNNNNNNNNNNNNNNNNNNNNNNNNNNNNNNNNNNNNNNNNNNNNNNNNNNNNNNNNNNNNNNNNNNNNNNNNNNNNNNAACCAGTTGACGGGTTCGATACCGTCCTCCCTGGGCAGCCTCACCAATCTGGCGGAGTTGTGGCTCTCCCGCAACCAGTTGAGCGGGTCGATTCCGGCTGCGTTGTGCCGGTTCGAGGATGCCATCAACCCGCAGCAAGGCGGTGTGCATCTCCCGTGCGCGCAGTCGACGTCGGCGACGGCGCAGAGTCAGGTGGCGCTGTCGGTGAGCGATGCGCGGGCGCGGGAAGCGGTCGGCGCAATGGTGGCCTTCGGGGTGACGCTGAGCCGTGCGGCGACAGGCCCGGTGACGGTCGGCTACGCGACGCGAGACGGCAGCGCACGGGCGGGCGAGGACTACGCGGCGACGAGCGGCACGTTGACGTTCGAGGCGGGCGAGACATCAAAGACGGTCGCGGTCGACGTGCTTGACGACGCGCACGACGAGGCCGAGGAGACGTTCGTGCTGGCGCTGTCGAACGTGTCGGGGGCTCGTCTGGAGAACGCCGAGGCGACCGGCACGATCGAGAACACGGACCTGCTGCCGGCGGCGCTGCTGGCGCGGTTCGGGCGGGCGACGGCCGAGCAGGTGGTCGAGCGCGTCGAGGAGCGGATGGGGGCGCCTCGGGAGCGGGGCTTCCGGGCGCGGTTCGCGGGCCGGGAGCTGCAGCCGAGGATGGAGCGCGACTTCGCGCTCGACTTCCTGTCGCAGTTCGGCCGGCCGACGGGCATGCACCCGATGGGCGCGGGCGCGGCTTCGATGGGCGCGGGTGCGGCGTCGGCGGGCGTGGCCGGGAGGGGTCCGCATGCGGCCGGCGCCGGCATGGGCGCACCGGGCGTGCCGGGTGACCTGCGGATGCGCGGTGCGGGAAGCATGTCGGCCACCGGCCCGTCGGGCGGCCTGGGCGGCGGCTACCGCGGGTCGCTTTCGGGGAACGACCTGCTCTCCAACTCGGAGTTCGAGCTGAACCGGGAGCGGCACGGGGGCATCGTCTCGGTGTGGAGCCGCAGCTCGCGGTCGCACTTCGGCGGTCGGGAGGGTGCGCTGTCTCTCGACGGCGATGTGCGCACGACGATGTTCGGCGCCGACTACACGCGCGGGCGGCTGGTGCTGGGCCTGTCGGTGGGTCGCACGCTGGGGCTGGGCAGCTACCGCGGGCGAAGCGACGGCGAGCTGACCTCGTCGATGACCGGCATCTACCCATGGCTGGGCTATCGGGTCAACGACCGCGTCTCGGTGTGGGGGGTGACCGGCCGCGGGACGGGCGCGTTGCGGCTGACCCCGGGCGGCGCAACGGCGCTGGAGACGGGGATGTCGATGGGCATGGCGGCGGTGGGCACGCGGGGCGAGCTGGTCGGCTCGCGGTCCACGGGCGGCTTCGCGCTGGCGTTCAAGGCGGACGCGCTGTGGGTGGGCGCGTCGACCGCGCAGGTGGCCTCGGCGGCGGGCCGGCTGGACGCATCGCAGGCCCGGGTGACGCGGCTGCGGACCGCCCTGGAGGGCTCGCGGGGCTTCACGCTCGGCGGCCGGCTGTCGCTGAGGCCGCGCGTCGAGATCGGTCTCCGGCAGGACGGTGGGGACGCCGAGACGGGCGCCGGGATGGACGTCGGCGGGGGCCTCGTCCTCACGGACCCGGTGACCGGGCTGTCGCTGGACGTGCGGGGGCGGACGCTGGTGCTGCACCAGGCCGACGGGTTCACGGCCCGGGGGGCATCGGTGTCGTTCGGGTGGGACCCGACGCCGTCGAGCCCGCTGGGTTTCGCGGCGAGGGTGGCCCCGTCGTGGGGCGGTCCGGCGCAGGGTTCCGAGGCGCTGTGGGGTGGCGGACCGCTGTCGCGGTTAGGGTCGTACGGCGGGCCGGCGGCGGCCGGACGGATGGATGCGGCACTGGGCTACGGCCTGCCGGTGGGCCGGCGACTGGTGGGCACGCCGCAGGTCGGCGTCGGGACCTCGGCCTACGGGCGGGACTATCGGTTGGGCTACAGCCTCGGCGCGCTCGGGGGGCAGAAGATGGAGTTCGAGCTGGGCGTGGAGACGCAGCACCGGGAGCGGCGGTTGCGCAACGGTAGCGACCTCGGCGTTCTGGGCCGGGCCCGCGTGCGCTGGTAGGCCCGTGGTTCACTGTAGCTCCGTCGCACTCCGGACCGGCGGACGTTTCTTCCCTGGCCGGAGCAGCTCCGGGTTCGCCATGGTCCTCCGGGCCCCTCGGCGTATACTCCTTGCAGGACACTCACGACAGCGAATGGAGAGAGAATCGATGCGTGGGATCAAGGTCAGAAGTGCTGCAAAATTTCTCGCATGCATCAAGCTGAACTCGTTGCACTCGTCGTGATCGCCATGGTCGTTTTCCGGCGACGATGAGGAACCACGGCCGCGTGAGACGAGGCTCGAGCATGTAGAAGATCTCCACTTCAGAGAATCCACAAGAGACGGGGACAATCCCAATGCCCGAACACCCAACCCTTGTTGGCCGCTATCGCGTGGTCGAGCGGCTCAGCAGCGGCGGCATGGGCGTACTGTATCTCGCCCGCGATCCGGCGATTGACAGAATCGTGGCGGTGAAGGTGGCGCGGGTTCGGGACGCCACGCTGCGGCAGCGGTTCATGCGCGAAGCGCGCGCCACCGGGCGCCTTCGTCACCGGAACATCGTCACTATCTTCGACGTCGGCGAGCAGGACGGTGAACCGTTCATCGCCATGGAATACGTGCCCGGGCCAACGCTGGCGGAAATCGTGCAACGGAATGTGCCGCTGCCGATCCTGCAGCGCTTGCGGATGATGCGGGAGTTGTGCGATGGTCTCGCGCATGCGCACGCTGCGGGCATCGTGCACCGGGATATCAAGCCGGCCAACCTGATCGCTCGTGAAGACTCCGGCTCGCTCACCATTCTCGACTTCGGTATCGCGCGGCTGTCGGACTCCACGCTGACAGGCGCCGCCATGCTCGGGACGCTCCATTACATGGCGCCCGAGCAAATCGACGGGCGCAGCGTCGACCATCGGTGTGACATCTTCTCGGCCGGTGTGGTCTTCTACGAGATGCTGTCGTATCGGCGGGCCTTCGGCGGCGACACCCCGACCGGAGTGATGTACAGGATCGCGCACGAAACACCCGTTCCTCTCCCCGAGTTGGTTCCGGAACTGGATCCTGCTCTCATCGACATCGTGGTCCGGGCAATCGCGAAGCGTCCGGAAGACCGGTACCAGCAGTTCGACGAGATGCTCGCGGAGCTCGACACCGTCATCCGCCGCATCGAGCCGGACTCCGCCGAGCTGGACTCCACGATCCTGATCCGGAAGGAAAAACCGGCTGAAGTCCTCGAACGCCGCAAGACCCGGGTTGCGGCGCATCTGGAAGCCGCTGGCCTCGCAATCGACGAGAAGCGTTGGGACGATGCACAGGAGGATCTCGAGCAGGCTGCTTCTCTCGACTCGGACGGCGAGCGCGTGAGGCAGGCGGCCGAGCGCCTCGACGCCGCGCGGACCGCCCACGAGTTCGACGAGCACGTGTCAGTTGCCCGGACCCATCTGCAGAAGCTGGCGCTGACGCAGGCGTCCGAGCGTGTAGAGCTGGCTCTGCAATTGCGGCCGGAGGCTCCGGTAGTGCTGGAACTCCGACGTGAAATCGAGATCCGCCGGACCATCAACCGGCTACTGGAGAAGGCCGAACGGCACCTTGCGGATGGCGAGTTCAATGAGGCGGCGGACGCCGCGGATGCGGTGCTGCAGATCGAGCCGGTGCACGAGGCTGCTCTGCAGTTGAGGCAGCAGACGGAAGCGGCGGAGCGCGAGGCACGGGCGCAGGCCACCGTGGACGCGGCCCGCCGGCTTTGCGCAAGCGGTGACCTGGCGGGCGCACGGGAGATGCTGGAGGGTGTCGATGAGCCCCACGACTTGATCGCAGCCGAGTTGGCCAGCGTCGAGGCGGCGATTCAGCAGAAACGCG
The nucleotide sequence above comes from Acidobacteriota bacterium. Encoded proteins:
- a CDS encoding protein kinase gives rise to the protein MPEHPTLVGRYRVVERLSSGGMGVLYLARDPAIDRIVAVKVARVRDATLRQRFMREARATGRLRHRNIVTIFDVGEQDGEPFIAMEYVPGPTLAEIVQRNVPLPILQRLRMMRELCDGLAHAHAAGIVHRDIKPANLIAREDSGSLTILDFGIARLSDSTLTGAAMLGTLHYMAPEQIDGRSVDHRCDIFSAGVVFYEMLSYRRAFGGDTPTGVMYRIAHETPVPLPELVPELDPALIDIVVRAIAKRPEDRYQQFDEMLAELDTVIRRIEPDSAELDSTILIRKEKPAEVLERRKTRVAAHLEAAGLAIDEKRWDDAQEDLEQAASLDSDGERVRQAAERLDAARTAHEFDEHVSVARTHLQKLALTQASERVELALQLRPEAPVVLELRREIEIRRTINRLLEKAERHLADGEFNEAADAADAVLQIEPVHEAALQLRQQTEAAEREARAQATVDAARRLCASGDLAGAREMLEGVDEPHDLIAAELASVEAAIQQKREAFERLVSQARSHLERGDLHGARNPIQEALQALEADVLPAGSEVPGADGSAAVVSDTTPQPTSVPAWSSEASDGAVKTLFSSPAAKARRRVPGVALALAALVVLGVSGGLWWASSKADGGAEQSVGAMQGVEPSAGASAAPESEPEDAIADAALPFAESVARLGNTRAGSPPETASPAREASPANPLPSPARPPPAEPRNSEVVRVLADAVAAESAGDLDRAVAHYDRALALEPGNPLAQDGRERLRTSIRGRDAREFLQQASAAFSAGRYADARRLFQESLGQEASPEASIGLQRVGNVEALICEGETECGRLVVRVTPAAEIFVDDRSLGTAAEFDLRINPGPHRLRLETDALRLPRIARLAAGETTEIDIDLEADGFPK